Sequence from the Dysgonomonadaceae bacterium zrk40 genome:
TTCCTCGGGCGCGCCCGCGCGCTCGGCTTCAGCATCGAGGATTGCCGCAATCTCCTGAAGCTCTACGAGGACGACGACCGCACCAGCTCCGAGGTCAAACAGATCGCCGAAGTGCAGCTTGATCGGATTGACCGGAAGATCGCGGAGTTGACGGAGATGCGCGCGACGCTTGCGCATCTCGTCGATGCCTGCGCCGGAGACCACCGGCCCGACTGCCCTATCCTGGCCGATCTTGCAGCGAAAGAGGAAGAAATCGCTCTGCTGAATGAAGCCGGTTAAGAGGGACAGTCGCGTATGACACTGGCTGCAGGGCTGGCCATCATTCTTTTCGGATTGTGCGGCGGCCTGCATGCGCGTGCGATGGCATTCGCCATGCACCTTACCGACCGGAAGCACATCACCGGCACAGGTGCACTGTTGATCGCCCTTTACGTCCTGGCGGCCGCGCATATTGCCGAGGCAGGGCTC
This genomic interval carries:
- the cueR gene encoding Cu(I)-responsive transcriptional regulator, with the protein product MNIGDVAERSGLPAKTIRYYEDIGLVKPLRSANGYRSFRDRDVHKLAFLGRARALGFSIEDCRNLLKLYEDDDRTSSEVKQIAEVQLDRIDRKIAELTEMRATLAHLVDACAGDHRPDCPILADLAAKEEEIALLNEAG